The DNA sequence CTCTAAACGAGCCAAAATTGACCAATCTGTGATGTGAGGAGGATGTAATTTCATCAACTGCGTACCATAGCTAAAATATTTTTCCGCCGACATGGTATTGACTTGGGCGAGAGGATCGGTTTTCATATCCACAGTAGGATCAATAATAGCTTTGACAGGTGTGACAGTTTTACCCCATTGAGAAAGAGGAGTTAACTTAAACTCATCCTGTAGCTTATTAACCGCAGGATAATCTTCCACTCCGTTAGTTTGAATACGTCCGACAATCCAAAAATAGGGAGTAGGAGACTCGATTTTTTCAATTCCTTGAGGTAATTCTCCTCGCCATCCTTGGGTTACTACTGCATAGTTTTGAGCCTCTGTGCCACTGGTACGTTTCCCCGGTACAGCAAATACATTTGTCCACATATCTAACATGGGTAAAAGATAATAACGCCCTTGAGTGTCGGGAGTAGAAACAATTATCGGTTCTTTGGTAATATCAACCCATGCGACGGTATAAAGAGTGTCAAAATTAGGACGCACTACTACCCGTAAATCGGCGGGAGGAAACTCTCGTAAACTGGTAAATTCATTCATAGGACCAAATCCGGGTTTTTCCCCTGATGGATAGTTGGTAAAGACTTTACGAGAAACATCCATTGTAATTAGAGAATAAAAGTATTGATAAGCCTCAATACCGATTTCATAGGCTTCTTGTTCACTGATATTATTCATAGATTGTGCTATTATCTTATTGTTTGTAGGAAGTGCGATCGCACTATAGCAAGGCTGTAGAATGAGTAAAAACAGCAATAAGTAAAGTTTTATTTTCATGATCATTTGTAGGGTGAATAAAGCCGACTATTTGAAGTGTTTAGTAAACTACTACTGGACGAGGTGCAACATATACTGGTGGTACATAAGTTGGTACAACGGGAGCAACTACAGCAGGATGATAGTAGTAACTACTACTCGCCGCCGCCCCTGCGGCCACCCCTGCACTATACATAGCCCATCGCCCTAAAATATCGATAAAAAGAGATGCTTCTTGGAATTGGGCGGGTAATTCTCCTTGTAAGACTTTTACTTGATAGGAAAGATTATTATTTTCTAACTGAGGATTTGTTAGTTCCACTACTACGCTGTTAACTCCTTTTTCTCCAAAAATAGATAGGGTGGCGTTGGGGGGATTTTCCGCAAAATTATCTGAACCTTTATCCCAGTGACTAATAAATTCACTATTCTGTACATGACCTGTAACACGTTCGGGGCGATCGCTGAAAAATAAAGTTGAACCGACATTATTAAGAGTCAGTCGTTTACCATCATAATTACCAGTGAGGGCGTTTTGTACAAATAGTAACTGCACTGTTTGAGATGTTTCATTCTTTTCTGTGGCGGGTTTAGCGGAGAGGGAAGGATGAATAATTAGATGACAGACAGAAATAGTAAAAGTTAGTAAACCGAGAGAAAATAAAGATGAAAGAAAGGTTTGTTTCATATTGATAATTTAAAATGTTGCATTATATTAAAGTCTTTGTATGTTGCTTATTTGTTTGTAAATCTCGAATTGAAAAAGGATTTTTTAATGATATAAATTCACGTCTAGTCATTTCTTGCCATTTCATGCCACGTAGTTTTTTCTCGTCTCAGTATTTTCTCTTACGCACTTAAACTATATATGTAGTTCTAGGGGAAAAGGATTGCTTATTGTCCGTTAAAGTCAGTAAAATTAAACACTGTATTGATATAGAAGAAAAATTTAAAAGTAAAGTGAAAGTTTTAGTTGTTGGGAATGGCGGGAGAGAACACGCTTTAGCATGGAAATTGTTACAATCTGACTCCGTTGAAAAAGTTTTCTGTACTCCGGGCAATGGTGGTACTGCCGTATTAGAAAGATGTGAAAATGTGGCGATCGCAGTTGATGATTTTGACAGTATCTTAAATTTAGTGCAAGAAAAAGGGATTGAGTTAGTGGTAGTAGGTCCAGAATTACCTTTATCTTTAGGTATTGCGGATTATTTACAACCCCATGGAGTGAAAGTATTTGGACCAAAACAAGATGGTGCTATTATCGAGGCAAGTAAATCCTGGGCAAAAGATTTAATGGTGGCTGGGGGAATACCCACTGCTAAGTCTGCAACCTTTACTTCTGCGTTTCCTGCTAAAGAATATATTAAGGAAGAAGGCGCACCCATTGTGGTAAAAGCCGACGGATTAGCCGCTGGAAAAGGGGTAATTGTGGCAATGACGGAAAAAGAAGCCTTAGATGCGATCGATGAACTTTTTGCTCAGGATTTTGCTAAGGTAGTGGTGGAAGAATTTTTAACAGGACAAGAAGTGTCCATTTTAGCTCTCACCGATGGTAACACGATCCGCCCTCTTATCTCTGCTCAAGACCATAAACAAATCGGAGAGGGAGACACGGGGGCAAATACTGGCGGAATGGGAGCTTATGCACCGACTCCCCTTTTAGATGATAACCTCAGTCAACGTATTACCAAAGAGGTTTTAGAACCCACATTAAAACAATTGCAAGAGAAAAATATTGACTATGTGGGGGTATTATATGCAGGATTAATGATTACTCCAGAGGGAGAGCCTAAAGTTTTGGAGTTTAATTGTCGTTTTGGCGATCCTGAAACTCAAGCGGTTTTATCAATGCTGAAAACCCCTTTGGTTGATATTTTACTCGCTTGTACTGAAAAACGACTGGCAGAATTACCACCTTTTGAATGGTATGAAGGTAGTGCCGTTTGTGTGGTTATGGCGGCAGGAGGATACCCCAGTAGTTATAACAAAGGAGATGTCATTTCTGGTATTCCCACCGCCCAAGAAGAAGGGGTAATGGTTTTCCATGCTGGAACGAAATTAAATAATGGACAAATCCTTACTGATGGCGGTAGAGTTTTGGGAGTTACTGGTAGAGGTTCTGATTTCAAAGATGCGATCGCATCTACTTATCGAGGAGTAGCCAAAATTCATTTCGATAATATGTATTATCGTCGAGATATTGGTCACAGAATCAGCAATTAAAGACGTTTCAGGTTTCAGGTGTCAGGTTGCAGGTTTCAGGTGTTTTTATTATTTATTATCAAATATAAACTATTCATTATTGCCTATTGCCTTTTGCCTTTTGCCTATTCCCTATTGCCTTATCTTAATTACTAATTACTAACTCCTCATTACTAATTACTTTTTATGACTAACTTCAACTACGGTATGCACATTACCACGAGGATTGAAATCTCCCTTAATCGTAATAGATAAAGGATCAGCCGCCGCTACAAAATCATCTAAAATTT is a window from the Cyanobacterium sp. Dongsha4 genome containing:
- a CDS encoding DUF1254 domain-containing protein, producing the protein MKIKLYLLLFLLILQPCYSAIALPTNNKIIAQSMNNISEQEAYEIGIEAYQYFYSLITMDVSRKVFTNYPSGEKPGFGPMNEFTSLREFPPADLRVVVRPNFDTLYTVAWVDITKEPIIVSTPDTQGRYYLLPMLDMWTNVFAVPGKRTSGTEAQNYAVVTQGWRGELPQGIEKIESPTPYFWIVGRIQTNGVEDYPAVNKLQDEFKLTPLSQWGKTVTPVKAIIDPTVDMKTDPLAQVNTMSAEKYFSYGTQLMKLHPPHITDWSILARLERIGIKVGEDFDFNNAPPAVQKGLQRAVVDGLKIMQKKTPTLAPIINGWQMNTNTMGVYGNYYLKRAIVAMVGLGANQPEDAIYPLNVADSNGKPLEGQNNYILHFDKNELPPVDAFWSVTMYDEEGFQVPNPLNRFALGDRSNLQYNADGSLDIYIQSKSPGKDKLN
- the purD gene encoding phosphoribosylamine--glycine ligase codes for the protein MKVLVVGNGGREHALAWKLLQSDSVEKVFCTPGNGGTAVLERCENVAIAVDDFDSILNLVQEKGIELVVVGPELPLSLGIADYLQPHGVKVFGPKQDGAIIEASKSWAKDLMVAGGIPTAKSATFTSAFPAKEYIKEEGAPIVVKADGLAAGKGVIVAMTEKEALDAIDELFAQDFAKVVVEEFLTGQEVSILALTDGNTIRPLISAQDHKQIGEGDTGANTGGMGAYAPTPLLDDNLSQRITKEVLEPTLKQLQEKNIDYVGVLYAGLMITPEGEPKVLEFNCRFGDPETQAVLSMLKTPLVDILLACTEKRLAELPPFEWYEGSAVCVVMAAGGYPSSYNKGDVISGIPTAQEEGVMVFHAGTKLNNGQILTDGGRVLGVTGRGSDFKDAIASTYRGVAKIHFDNMYYRRDIGHRISN